AGTTCAACCAGGGTCTTCTTTAAAGATATTCTGGAATCTGGATCAAGTCCGTTGAAAGGTTCATCCAGGATCACGGCTGCAGGATCGTGTATTAATGCTTTGATAAGTGATAACTTTGCTTTCATGCCTTTGGAGAGTTTGGCTGTCGGGACATCTGTCTTTTCCTTTAAATCAAACATTTCGATATATTTTAATATCTGTTTTTTAACGTCAGAGATCTCATAAAAAGATGAAAAAACTGAATGTTTTCATAGACACTCAATTTTTTGTAAAACCCGGGATTTTCGGGTAACAAGCCGATTTTCCTCCGGGTTTCATTTGGCGATGATATGTTATTGATCCCATCAACGAGGATATCGCCTTTATCAGGTTTCAATA
Above is a window of Candidatus Latescibacterota bacterium DNA encoding:
- a CDS encoding ATP-binding cassette domain-containing protein, which produces MLLQKDTISLHSVSKKYGDFEAVRDVSFNVRAGTITGLIGPNGAGKTTIIRMIGTLLKPDKGDILVDGINNISSPNETRRKIGLLPENPGFYKKLSVYENIQFFHLFMRSLTLKNRY